One stretch of Methanosphaera sp. WGK6 DNA includes these proteins:
- a CDS encoding SIS domain-containing protein, translating into MEYGMYHEIKDQPISLRRTIDAEKKHMEQISKEFSKFDKIFLIGCGSSLSTCYTVKDAMKSISTKNIDVQTGFDFVDYQYLEKDSNVGVILTSQSGETSDTLAALRKAKKYNIKTVSITNIEDSSMAKEADDTIITRCGEELAILGTKTYVTQLFSLYVILFNMVKTERSQKVLEQLDLIPDIIENLINNTEEKSKQMAKTNKDVDLFYCMGSGLNFGLAYKLAMTMFMEGSLKHACPVYSGEFRHGLIERVEKDVTVVFLKSDDDFDDVTKRAITFCEDLEVNSIIFDLKDYADIDPLLTPFGLIIPLEWFIYHLSIYNGEDPGSTRHIGKIRY; encoded by the coding sequence ATGGAATATGGAATGTATCATGAAATTAAGGATCAACCAATCTCTTTAAGACGTACAATCGATGCAGAGAAAAAACATATGGAACAAATATCCAAAGAATTCAGTAAATTTGATAAGATTTTTTTAATTGGTTGTGGAAGTTCACTATCAACTTGTTATACTGTAAAAGATGCAATGAAATCTATTTCTACAAAAAACATTGATGTACAAACAGGTTTTGATTTTGTAGATTATCAATATTTAGAAAAAGACAGTAATGTGGGTGTTATTTTAACATCTCAGTCAGGTGAAACATCAGATACTCTTGCAGCACTAAGAAAAGCAAAAAAATACAATATAAAAACAGTATCAATCACTAATATTGAAGATAGTTCAATGGCAAAAGAAGCAGATGATACAATTATCACAAGATGTGGTGAAGAATTAGCAATACTTGGTACAAAAACATATGTAACTCAATTATTTTCCTTATATGTTATATTATTTAATATGGTGAAAACAGAAAGATCTCAAAAAGTTTTAGAACAGCTAGATTTAATTCCAGATATTATTGAAAATTTAATCAATAATACAGAAGAAAAATCAAAACAAATGGCTAAAACAAATAAAGATGTTGATTTATTCTATTGTATGGGTAGTGGATTAAACTTTGGACTGGCTTATAAATTAGCAATGACAATGTTCATGGAAGGATCACTAAAACATGCATGTCCTGTATATTCTGGAGAATTTAGGCATGGTTTAATAGAACGTGTTGAAAAAGATGTTACAGTTGTCTTCCTAAAATCAGATGATGATTTTGATGATGTAACAAAAAGAGCAATAACATTCTGTGAAGATTTAGAAGTAAATTCCATAATTTTTGATTTAAAAGATTATGCAGATATAGACCCATTATTAACACCATTCGGATTAATAATACCATTAGAATGGTTCATATATCACTTATCCATATATAATGGAGAAGACCCTGGAAGTACAAGACATATTGGAAAAATAAGATACTAA
- a CDS encoding DUF1611 domain-containing protein, producing the protein MYSIKSSKEFNDLSPFIIIGAGGGGEKFSNFSGVETAGFLDDSEQKQGKDFCGHIVGSDLKKMVEETNSKTVAIMLPIGAEGAALKYAVQAIDLGQNVLASFRSLPLEENPSLIKFAKQKGVQIKQISSRLDNVEKVMGKAPEKVTEVLPKITYMHKKPVIYVGGTSQESGKRTTTRKLGKAAKDLGLNAIIFSTDEMGLDEPTDINFRAGSLSVMDVPAAIMGTVKYMEENEDADIIFIEGQASLTETGNPHPKGLSASILFGAMPDAVILCHRPNHPFREPVSIATELNAVEAVEPTKVIGLSINRRNSPETSLEEIESEFNLPTVDLHTDSNGGITRLIKTVLDYVGEE; encoded by the coding sequence TTGTATTCAATTAAATCTAGTAAAGAATTCAATGACTTAAGTCCATTTATAATAATTGGGGCTGGAGGTGGAGGAGAAAAATTCTCTAACTTTTCAGGTGTAGAAACAGCAGGTTTCTTAGATGATTCAGAACAAAAACAAGGAAAAGATTTCTGTGGACATATAGTAGGTTCTGACTTAAAAAAAATGGTTGAAGAAACTAATTCAAAAACAGTTGCAATAATGCTACCTATAGGAGCTGAAGGTGCCGCACTAAAATATGCTGTTCAAGCAATAGATCTTGGACAAAATGTATTAGCATCATTTAGATCATTACCTTTAGAAGAAAACCCTTCTTTAATAAAATTTGCAAAACAAAAAGGCGTTCAAATTAAACAAATTAGTTCAAGATTAGATAATGTTGAAAAAGTAATGGGAAAAGCACCTGAGAAAGTAACAGAAGTACTACCAAAAATAACATACATGCATAAAAAACCAGTAATATATGTTGGTGGAACTTCACAAGAATCTGGAAAAAGAACAACTACTAGAAAACTAGGAAAAGCTGCTAAAGATTTAGGACTTAATGCAATCATATTTTCAACAGATGAAATGGGATTAGATGAACCAACAGATATTAATTTCAGAGCAGGTAGTCTATCTGTAATGGATGTTCCTGCTGCAATTATGGGAACTGTAAAATACATGGAAGAAAATGAAGATGCAGATATAATATTTATAGAAGGTCAAGCTAGTTTAACAGAAACAGGAAATCCACATCCAAAAGGATTATCTGCATCAATATTGTTTGGAGCAATGCCTGATGCTGTAATATTATGTCATAGACCAAATCATCCATTTAGGGAACCAGTAAGTATAGCTACAGAATTAAACGCTGTTGAAGCAGTAGAACCAACAAAAGTAATTGGATTATCAATAAATAGAAGAAATTCTCCAGAAACTTCATTAGAAGAAATTGAATCAGAATTTAATTTACCAACAGTGGACTTACATACAGATTCAAATGGTGGAATAACCAGATTAATTAAAACAGTTTTAGATTATGTGGGTGAAGAATAA
- a CDS encoding TatD family hydrolase, with product MIIDAHMHADTRPLENFKDIKMAGVEAVIACAHDPLEMNQSNVTIEHLNRIVYQEPKRIARHGVTVYAAVGVHPRAIPIDYTKVIEKLPEYMMEKHVIAVGEIGINSTAKLEQEVFVEQLQFADENNYNVIVHTPRTDKAEVTKTTIELIDNNINPKLVQLDHVDFSIVDMIIDKKYTLGITVQPEKMSVDDTVRMLDKYGFDKFVLDSDMSSAPSNHMSLPETKHSLEVNGFKKSDINKVLYKNIVDFHDLKI from the coding sequence ATGATTATTGATGCTCATATGCATGCCGATACTAGACCACTTGAAAACTTTAAAGATATAAAAATGGCTGGTGTTGAAGCAGTTATTGCCTGTGCACATGATCCTTTAGAAATGAATCAATCTAATGTTACAATTGAACATTTAAATAGGATTGTATACCAAGAACCTAAAAGAATAGCTAGGCATGGTGTCACAGTATATGCAGCAGTAGGTGTTCATCCAAGAGCAATTCCTATTGACTACACAAAAGTTATTGAAAAACTTCCAGAATATATGATGGAAAAACATGTTATTGCAGTTGGTGAAATTGGTATAAATTCAACAGCAAAACTAGAACAAGAAGTATTTGTAGAACAATTACAATTTGCTGATGAAAACAATTATAATGTGATTGTACATACACCAAGAACAGATAAAGCAGAAGTAACTAAAACAACTATTGAATTAATTGATAATAATATTAATCCAAAATTAGTTCAATTAGACCATGTTGATTTTTCAATAGTTGACATGATTATTGATAAGAAATATACTCTTGGTATAACAGTACAACCAGAAAAAATGTCTGTAGATGATACTGTACGTATGCTTGATAAATATGGTTTTGATAAATTTGTATTGGATAGTGATATGAGTTCTGCTCCATCAAATCACATGTCGTTACCAGAGACTAAACATAGCTTAGAAGTAAATGGTTTTAAAAAGAGTGATATTAACAAAGTTTTATATAAAAATATTGTTGATTTTCATGATTTGAAAATTTAA
- the glyS gene encoding glycine--tRNA ligase, translating to MGNEEMMSISRKRGFLYPSFEIYSGVAGFYDYGPLGGVLKNNIMNLWRKYYVSQEGFYEIEAPTIMPRNTLKASGHVDNFTDPMTQCTECNEVYRADHIIEAAINKEVEGLPDETLTEIIEENNIVCDNCEGKLAPVQSYNLMFKTQIGVSGKQTGYMRPETAQGIFIAFKRISRFYKDKLPFGIVQLGKSYRNELSPRQGVIRLREFTQAEAEIFVDPSDKSHENYSTIEDYELRLYSQKEQLNEEEPIQIKVKDAIKNNIVSSEMLIYQIVIARKFLTDIGIPEDAIRFRQHLPDEMAHYAIDCWDAEVKTDQYGWVEIIGIADRTDFDLKSHIAHSKEDLSVFKEYETPKTVTVTKPSFNMKKFGPTFKGDSAKAKEILEKTNPDIIKSTFESGHKYEFEINDTQYEIDDSFVTFETKEEQIRGERIVPHVIEPSYGIDRIIYSTLLHSYTEDTSEEGETRAYLKIPAKIAPIKVAVLPLVNKEPLVDIARNIEKTLRKNNIITTFDGSGTIGRRYARGDEIGIPFAVTIDYDTVEDKKVTIRNRDTFEQKRIDIEKLPLIITELINGFSKFEEIKE from the coding sequence ATGGGAAATGAAGAAATGATGAGTATATCAAGAAAAAGAGGATTTTTATATCCATCTTTTGAAATATACTCAGGAGTAGCAGGATTTTATGATTACGGGCCATTAGGTGGTGTTCTTAAAAATAATATAATGAATCTTTGGAGAAAATACTATGTTTCACAAGAAGGATTCTATGAAATAGAAGCACCAACAATTATGCCAAGAAATACATTAAAAGCATCAGGTCACGTTGATAACTTTACTGACCCTATGACCCAATGTACTGAATGTAACGAAGTATATAGAGCTGATCATATAATCGAAGCAGCAATAAATAAAGAAGTAGAAGGTCTTCCAGATGAAACTTTAACAGAAATCATTGAAGAAAACAATATTGTATGTGATAACTGTGAAGGAAAACTAGCTCCTGTACAAAGTTATAATCTAATGTTTAAAACACAAATAGGTGTAAGCGGAAAACAAACAGGATATATGCGTCCTGAAACAGCGCAAGGAATATTTATTGCATTTAAAAGAATAAGTAGATTCTACAAAGATAAACTACCATTTGGTATAGTTCAATTAGGTAAATCATATAGAAATGAATTATCCCCAAGACAAGGAGTAATAAGACTAAGAGAATTTACTCAAGCAGAAGCAGAAATATTCGTAGATCCTTCAGATAAAAGTCATGAAAATTATTCTACAATTGAAGACTATGAACTAAGATTATATAGTCAAAAAGAACAATTAAATGAAGAAGAACCAATACAAATAAAAGTTAAAGATGCTATTAAAAATAACATTGTATCAAGCGAAATGTTAATATATCAAATAGTTATTGCACGTAAATTCTTAACTGATATTGGAATTCCTGAAGATGCAATACGTTTCAGACAACACTTACCTGATGAAATGGCCCACTATGCTATTGATTGCTGGGATGCTGAAGTTAAAACTGACCAATATGGATGGGTAGAAATTATAGGTATTGCAGATCGTACTGATTTTGACTTAAAATCACATATTGCACATAGTAAAGAAGATTTATCCGTATTCAAAGAATATGAAACTCCGAAAACAGTGACAGTGACCAAACCATCCTTTAATATGAAAAAATTTGGTCCAACATTCAAAGGAGATTCTGCAAAAGCTAAAGAAATACTTGAAAAAACAAATCCAGATATAATTAAATCCACATTTGAATCAGGACATAAATATGAATTTGAAATAAATGATACTCAATATGAAATAGATGATTCATTTGTAACATTTGAAACAAAAGAAGAACAAATAAGAGGAGAAAGAATAGTACCTCATGTAATTGAACCATCATATGGTATTGACCGTATAATTTATTCAACATTACTTCATTCATATACCGAAGATACTTCTGAAGAAGGAGAAACAAGAGCATACCTTAAAATACCAGCTAAAATAGCTCCAATAAAAGTTGCTGTTCTACCATTAGTAAACAAAGAACCATTAGTAGATATTGCTCGAAATATTGAAAAAACGTTACGTAAAAACAACATAATCACAACATTTGATGGTAGTGGAACTATTGGTCGTAGATATGCACGTGGTGATGAAATAGGAATTCCATTTGCAGTAACCATAGATTATGATACTGTTGAAGATAAAAAAGTTACAATACGTAATCGTGATACCTTTGAACAAAAACGAATAGATATTGAAAAATTACCATTAATTATAACTGAACTTATTAATGGATTTTCTAAATTTGAAGAAATAAAAGAATAA
- the dcd gene encoding dCTP deaminase — MAILSDIDIKKYLDEDKIVIDPILDEKQIQPSSVDLRIGNEFKGFKIISKPYIDPFDNTDLESYMESFTIDDEQPFIIHPGEFTLATTLETVKLPDDIVARVEGRSSMGRLGITMHVTAGYIDPGFEGKITLEISNIGKMPVALYPKQRVCQIVFETMTSPSAKPYGHKERDSKYMGQTGPQVSKIKEDFDIKQGGK, encoded by the coding sequence ATGGCAATACTTAGTGACATCGATATAAAAAAATATTTAGATGAAGATAAAATTGTAATTGATCCCATACTCGATGAAAAACAAATTCAACCATCATCAGTAGATTTAAGAATAGGAAATGAATTCAAAGGATTTAAAATAATCAGTAAACCATACATAGACCCCTTTGACAATACTGATTTAGAATCATATATGGAATCATTTACAATAGATGATGAACAACCATTCATAATACATCCTGGTGAATTTACCCTTGCAACAACACTTGAAACCGTGAAACTACCAGATGATATTGTTGCACGTGTAGAAGGTAGATCATCCATGGGAAGATTAGGTATTACAATGCATGTAACAGCAGGTTATATTGATCCAGGATTTGAAGGTAAAATAACACTTGAAATATCCAATATTGGAAAAATGCCTGTTGCATTATATCCTAAACAAAGAGTATGTCAAATAGTATTTGAAACTATGACCTCACCATCTGCTAAACCATATGGCCATAAAGAACGAGATAGTAAATATATGGGACAAACAGGACCACAAGTAAGTAAAATAAAAGAAGACTTTGATATAAAACAAGGAGGAAAATAA
- a CDS encoding RNA methyltransferase: MKIYTVFVEPKTSGNIGFLARCMKNFGLKKLVLINPCKLENDAYYQAMHARELVQDALIYDTLDEFIKDNEITSVVGTTGTPGGSYNVPRIPITPEELGKTMQINGNIALLFGREGDGLSNHELESCDVLVTIPTSDEYPIMNITHAATIIFYEIFKNKKSYPIDNIDIASYEDKEILLQLTDNIISKLDYAEHKEKQVKILVKRIIGRAFMVGRETRTLRGTLKRIDTRIKKSHEE; encoded by the coding sequence TTGAAAATTTATACAGTATTTGTTGAACCAAAAACATCTGGAAATATTGGATTTCTTGCAAGATGTATGAAAAATTTTGGATTAAAAAAACTAGTTTTAATTAATCCATGTAAACTAGAAAATGACGCATATTATCAAGCAATGCATGCTCGAGAATTAGTACAAGATGCATTGATATATGATACTCTTGATGAGTTTATAAAAGATAATGAAATAACTTCAGTTGTAGGTACTACAGGTACTCCTGGAGGAAGTTATAATGTACCACGCATCCCAATTACACCAGAAGAATTAGGAAAAACAATGCAAATAAATGGTAATATTGCACTATTATTTGGACGTGAAGGTGATGGACTTAGTAATCATGAATTAGAATCTTGTGATGTTTTAGTTACGATTCCTACAAGTGATGAATACCCCATAATGAATATTACACACGCTGCTACAATTATTTTTTATGAAATATTTAAAAATAAGAAAAGTTACCCAATAGATAATATAGATATTGCAAGTTATGAAGATAAAGAAATATTACTTCAACTAACAGACAATATTATCTCAAAATTAGATTATGCAGAACATAAAGAAAAACAAGTGAAAATTCTTGTTAAACGAATAATAGGAAGAGCATTTATGGTAGGACGTGAAACACGAACCCTTCGTGGAACATTAAAACGTATAGATACCAGAATCAAAAAGTCTCATGAGGAATAG
- a CDS encoding DUF308 domain-containing protein, producing the protein MKLPSNFNINLNAVILLLLGLIAISFPLVSTMTVGIITGFMFLMVALVLFITSTGKFIFSKYLGYLSIILAVLCLILSWFLMFDPADVTMLASYVIYILGIIMIISGISHIITAKVFKPVLIMGIIDVLFGILYIIVGTFIINPVHLGYVIGVWLLLSGILSLFSWDNY; encoded by the coding sequence ATGAAATTACCATCAAATTTTAATATTAATTTAAATGCAGTAATCCTTTTATTACTAGGACTTATAGCAATATCATTTCCTCTAGTTTCAACAATGACTGTTGGAATTATCACAGGTTTCATGTTTTTAATGGTTGCTTTAGTATTGTTCATAACATCAACTGGTAAATTTATATTTAGTAAATATTTGGGTTATTTATCTATAATTCTTGCTGTTCTTTGTTTAATTCTCAGTTGGTTTTTAATGTTTGATCCTGCAGATGTAACAATGCTTGCAAGCTATGTTATATATATTTTAGGAATAATAATGATAATTTCAGGTATTTCTCATATTATAACTGCTAAGGTATTTAAACCAGTGTTGATTATGGGAATTATTGATGTACTTTTTGGTATTTTATATATTATTGTTGGTACATTTATTATTAATCCAGTACATTTAGGTTATGTTATTGGTGTATGGCTGTTATTATCTGGAATTTTATCATTATTTTCTTGGGATAATTATTAG
- a CDS encoding YbjQ family protein produces MKLVTTPNIEGKSVKKYYGIVNGEGLIGANVYKDIFSGVRDVVGGRTSTYEKELKKAREIAINSMIEKAEAMGANVILNVRIKYSNLGGTMGNTILVSVNGTAVLY; encoded by the coding sequence ATGAAACTTGTAACAACACCTAATATTGAAGGAAAATCTGTTAAAAAATACTATGGTATAGTGAATGGTGAAGGTTTAATAGGTGCTAATGTGTATAAAGATATTTTTTCAGGAGTTCGTGATGTAGTTGGTGGTAGAACTTCTACTTATGAAAAAGAATTAAAAAAAGCACGAGAAATAGCAATTAATAGTATGATAGAAAAAGCTGAGGCTATGGGGGCTAATGTTATTTTAAATGTTAGAATAAAATATAGTAATTTAGGTGGTACTATGGGTAATACAATTTTAGTAAGTGTTAATGGAACTGCTGTGTTATATTGA
- the tfrB gene encoding fumarate reductase (CoM/CoB) subunit TfrB has protein sequence MITVNVKRYDPKKEEHYMESYEIEKTNKMKVLDALQQINNKYDAEIAYRYSCRAGQCGSCAIKVNGKAKLACKAEINDNDTLEPLDFKVIKDLIVDRSTLNDETNNLNLYMASIDSNETVSEPAIIKPEEYKRTEALRGCIDCYSCISMCPVIQKTENYVGPYFMRALSEISFDPREDFSRNEDAIDAGIYYCTSCGQCSITCPKEIDIYGKAIEKLRAQICTEKEGPLKEHKIIREYVHDTGRSVQPTGEGKYPEGFVKSYNQTHKFEEKPKIAFFTGCMIDNRLPWIAENLITILTKLGYEVDIPEEQVCCGSPLLRTGQTEIIPNLVKKNYEIFKEYDIVLTVCAGCGSTLKRNYPEYGANLNVMDITEFLDGKLNSEDMKELDIKVTYHDPCHLIRGQGISKQPRNILNNLKGVEFIEMAKPDQCCGAGGGVKSGKPELAEALADDKVDMIKELDVDYVVTNCPFCEFNIQDSLTKNNMNTSIINLMELIKRAYE, from the coding sequence ATGATTACTGTTAACGTTAAAAGATATGATCCTAAAAAAGAAGAACATTATATGGAATCATATGAAATTGAAAAAACAAATAAAATGAAAGTTTTAGATGCGTTACAACAAATAAATAATAAATATGATGCAGAAATTGCTTATAGATATTCTTGTAGAGCAGGACAATGTGGATCCTGTGCAATTAAAGTAAATGGAAAAGCAAAATTAGCATGTAAAGCTGAAATTAATGACAATGATACATTAGAACCATTAGATTTTAAAGTTATTAAAGATTTAATTGTTGATCGTAGTACATTAAATGATGAAACAAATAATCTTAATTTATATATGGCTTCAATAGATTCTAATGAAACTGTAAGTGAACCTGCAATTATAAAACCAGAAGAATACAAAAGAACAGAAGCATTAAGAGGATGTATTGATTGTTATTCATGTATTTCTATGTGTCCTGTTATTCAAAAAACTGAAAATTATGTAGGCCCTTATTTTATGAGAGCATTATCTGAAATTTCATTTGATCCACGAGAAGATTTTTCTCGAAATGAAGATGCTATAGATGCTGGTATTTATTATTGTACCTCTTGTGGTCAATGTTCTATAACTTGTCCAAAAGAAATAGATATCTATGGAAAAGCTATTGAAAAATTAAGAGCACAAATATGTACTGAAAAAGAAGGTCCATTAAAAGAACATAAAATAATAAGAGAATATGTTCATGATACAGGTCGTAGTGTTCAACCAACAGGCGAAGGAAAATATCCTGAAGGATTTGTTAAATCATATAATCAAACACATAAGTTTGAAGAAAAACCTAAAATTGCATTCTTCACTGGTTGTATGATAGATAATCGGCTACCATGGATTGCAGAAAATCTTATTACTATTCTAACCAAACTAGGTTATGAAGTAGATATACCTGAAGAACAAGTATGTTGTGGTTCACCTTTACTAAGAACAGGACAAACTGAAATTATACCAAATTTAGTGAAGAAAAATTATGAAATATTTAAAGAATACGATATTGTACTAACAGTGTGTGCTGGTTGTGGTTCAACACTTAAAAGAAATTATCCTGAATATGGTGCAAATCTTAATGTAATGGACATTACTGAATTTTTAGATGGAAAATTAAATTCAGAAGATATGAAAGAATTAGATATTAAAGTTACATACCATGACCCATGTCATCTTATAAGAGGACAAGGAATTAGTAAACAGCCACGTAATATCTTAAATAATTTAAAAGGTGTTGAATTCATTGAAATGGCAAAACCTGATCAATGTTGTGGTGCAGGTGGAGGAGTAAAATCTGGAAAACCTGAACTAGCAGAAGCTTTAGCAGATGATAAAGTAGATATGATTAAAGAATTAGATGTGGATTATGTTGTTACAAATTGTCCTTTCTGTGAATTTAACATACAAGATTCATTAACTAAAAACAATATGAACACATCCATTATTAACTTAATGGAATTAATAAAAAGAGCATATGAATAA
- the iorA gene encoding indolepyruvate ferredoxin oxidoreductase subunit alpha, with translation MNINELLDSEKGKKRFMLGNEAAVRGVLEAGVSLAATYPGTPSSEIGDILFHIAKDANIYFEFSANEKVAIEVAASAASSGLRTFSFMKHVGVNVAADSLMTSAYMGVEGSFLILVADDPSTFSSQNEQDTRHFARQANIPIFEPSNPQEIKDFIHYAYDISDKYNIPVIIRTTTRVSHMRGIVETDEYTKNTITSSTYENKGLHVPVPEIARVMHKNLVEKIHDLREISNKSPLNKVYDNGANIGVITSGGAYNYVADVINQHDLSVNILKLGFSHPFPEDLVKDFLENNDEVLVVEEVDPINEMETLAVAGLNNINTIIHGKKDGSLPEILEYTPDILYEALQNLLSFDAEEIEVNAPSEIQLPSRPANLCSGCPHRASFYAARQTINKMNLDVESIHPSDIGCYTLGIAPPYNMANYLMSMGASVGASCGFSKATDNQPIISFIGDSTFFHAGIPPLINAIHNKMKFTLVILDNRITAMTGGQTNPGIPIDGMGDEAPAIDIESLVKSIGVGFVESIDPMNVNEMIDLYQKALSYDGVSVIIAKHPCVLINKKEIRSRNYQIKVDSDKCIHCNKCTNQLACPSINEIDGEIRINQACTKCGVCINVCPTDAIHKEE, from the coding sequence ATGAATATAAATGAATTACTAGATTCAGAAAAAGGTAAAAAACGTTTCATGTTAGGTAATGAAGCGGCTGTAAGAGGTGTTCTTGAAGCTGGAGTTTCCTTAGCAGCAACATATCCTGGAACTCCATCATCTGAAATTGGGGATATTTTATTTCACATAGCAAAAGATGCCAATATTTACTTTGAATTTTCAGCAAATGAAAAAGTAGCAATAGAAGTAGCAGCATCTGCTGCAAGTTCAGGGTTACGTACATTTTCATTTATGAAACATGTTGGAGTAAATGTGGCAGCAGATTCACTTATGACTAGTGCTTATATGGGTGTAGAGGGAAGCTTTTTAATTTTAGTAGCTGATGATCCTTCAACATTTTCATCACAAAATGAACAAGATACTAGACATTTTGCAAGACAAGCAAATATACCTATATTTGAACCATCAAATCCACAGGAAATAAAAGATTTTATCCATTATGCATATGATATTTCAGATAAATATAATATACCAGTTATCATAAGAACAACTACGAGAGTATCTCATATGAGGGGTATTGTTGAAACAGATGAATACACTAAAAATACTATAACTAGTAGTACTTATGAAAATAAAGGTTTACATGTACCAGTACCAGAAATAGCAAGAGTTATGCATAAAAATCTTGTAGAAAAAATACATGATTTACGAGAAATTTCAAATAAAAGTCCATTAAATAAGGTATATGATAATGGGGCTAATATTGGAGTAATTACTTCGGGTGGGGCATATAATTATGTTGCTGATGTTATAAATCAACATGATTTAAGTGTAAATATTTTAAAACTAGGCTTTTCACATCCATTCCCTGAAGATTTAGTAAAAGATTTTTTAGAAAATAATGATGAAGTATTAGTTGTTGAAGAAGTTGATCCAATAAATGAAATGGAAACATTAGCTGTAGCAGGGTTGAATAATATTAATACTATTATTCATGGTAAAAAAGATGGTTCTTTACCTGAAATTTTAGAATATACTCCAGATATATTATATGAAGCTTTACAAAATTTACTTTCATTTGATGCAGAAGAAATTGAAGTAAATGCACCTTCAGAAATTCAATTACCTTCTAGGCCAGCAAACTTATGTTCTGGATGTCCACATAGGGCTTCATTCTATGCAGCAAGACAAACAATTAATAAAATGAATTTGGATGTTGAAAGTATTCATCCATCAGATATTGGATGTTATACATTAGGAATAGCACCTCCATATAATATGGCAAATTATTTAATGTCTATGGGTGCAAGTGTTGGGGCAAGCTGTGGTTTTAGTAAAGCAACTGATAATCAACCTATTATTAGCTTTATTGGTGATTCAACATTTTTCCATGCTGGAATACCACCTCTTATAAATGCTATACATAATAAAATGAAATTTACACTTGTAATACTTGATAATAGAATAACTGCAATGACTGGTGGACAAACAAATCCAGGAATTCCAATTGATGGGATGGGTGATGAAGCCCCTGCTATTGACATTGAATCATTAGTAAAATCAATTGGTGTTGGTTTTGTAGAATCAATTGATCCAATGAATGTAAATGAAATGATTGATTTATATCAAAAAGCTTTATCTTATGATGGGGTATCAGTAATAATTGCTAAACATCCTTGTGTTCTAATTAATAAGAAAGAGATAAGGTCAAGAAATTATCAAATTAAAGTGGATAGTGATAAATGTATTCATTGTAATAAGTGTACAAATCAATTAGCATGTCCAAGTATCAATGAAATCGATGGTGAAATAAGAATTAATCAAGCATGTACTAAATGTGGAGTATGTATAAACGTATGTCCAACAGATGCAATACATAAAGAGGAGTAG
- a CDS encoding indolepyruvate oxidoreductase subunit beta, whose product MAYNIYICGIGGQGIIKTSIVIGETALKEDMNVVMSEIHGMSQRGGVVSTELKIGDDKSPIIQKGTSDLVLAFEPVEALRALEKTNKSTIVIVNTSPVLPSTINQQDVDYPEVDAILAELSDKVKEVYSMDANKIALTAGHPLSMNMAMLGGAAAVSSFPLDVDKIIDTMKENLPPKSIETNIKAFEDGYNSCK is encoded by the coding sequence ATGGCATATAATATTTATATTTGTGGTATTGGTGGACAAGGAATTATTAAAACATCTATAGTTATAGGAGAAACTGCTCTTAAAGAAGATATGAATGTAGTTATGAGTGAAATACATGGAATGTCTCAAAGAGGAGGAGTGGTGTCCACTGAATTAAAAATAGGTGATGATAAAAGTCCTATAATTCAAAAAGGAACTTCTGATTTAGTCTTAGCATTTGAACCAGTAGAAGCACTTAGGGCTTTAGAAAAAACAAATAAAAGTACTATTGTAATAGTAAACACATCGCCTGTACTTCCCTCCACGATAAATCAGCAAGATGTTGATTATCCGGAAGTGGATGCTATATTAGCAGAATTATCTGATAAAGTCAAAGAAGTATATAGTATGGATGCTAATAAAATAGCATTAACTGCTGGACATCCATTATCCATGAATATGGCAATGTTGGGTGGTGCTGCTGCAGTATCATCATTCCCGTTAGATGTTGATAAAATAATTGATACAATGAAAGAAAATTTACCACCAAAATCAATTGAAACTAATATAAAAGCATTTGAAGATGGATATAATTCTTGTAAATAA